The following are encoded together in the Rhizobium tumorigenes genome:
- a CDS encoding adenylate/guanylate cyclase domain-containing protein, with protein sequence MRTLPTALNWLAIAAVVALSGVFYGAAFYPESHFYIGAIFALTTGMPVLVFERGLVLPGLYYRVHRLPTPAYIPIALLIDLALISVGYAISGSLLKITGITNGSWAEATILSAEVLVYALSVTALMVFIMRVRELLGRDVFISLLTGRYRNPVPEERVFLFIDLVGSTAFAEQHGDLRTQQYLGSLFGTFAEQIRRHNGAIDDYIGDAAIVTWPLKRGIKDGCCVRCLFDIFANIEKNKDVWLKVYGQVPRLRAALHGGSVITAEIGVDRHKITYFGDTVNTTARLEGLSKTLDRHVLISSDLADLMTLPRGIHAEYLGNHAVKGRGREVGVVALTDLGDGIAHPPSQLSLNLGKAS encoded by the coding sequence ATGCGAACTCTGCCCACGGCGTTGAACTGGCTTGCTATCGCTGCCGTCGTTGCGTTGTCCGGTGTTTTTTACGGCGCGGCTTTCTATCCCGAATCGCACTTTTATATCGGCGCTATCTTTGCCCTGACGACCGGCATGCCTGTGCTGGTCTTTGAGCGTGGACTGGTGCTGCCCGGTCTTTACTATCGCGTCCACCGGCTGCCGACACCGGCCTATATTCCGATCGCGCTGCTGATCGACCTTGCCCTCATCAGCGTCGGCTATGCGATTTCCGGCAGCCTCCTGAAAATCACGGGCATCACCAATGGGAGCTGGGCGGAGGCGACCATCCTGTCCGCCGAGGTTCTGGTCTATGCGCTGTCGGTCACTGCCCTGATGGTATTCATCATGCGCGTCCGCGAGCTGCTGGGCCGCGACGTCTTCATCAGTTTGCTGACAGGCCGCTACCGCAACCCGGTGCCGGAGGAGCGGGTCTTTCTGTTTATCGATCTGGTCGGCTCCACGGCCTTTGCAGAGCAACATGGCGACCTCAGGACGCAGCAGTATCTCGGCTCGCTGTTCGGGACATTCGCCGAACAGATCCGCCGCCATAACGGTGCCATAGACGATTACATCGGCGATGCTGCCATCGTCACCTGGCCGCTGAAACGCGGCATCAAGGACGGATGCTGCGTCCGTTGCCTTTTCGATATTTTCGCGAACATCGAAAAGAACAAGGATGTCTGGCTGAAGGTCTATGGCCAGGTCCCGCGTCTGCGAGCAGCGCTGCACGGCGGTTCGGTGATAACAGCCGAAATCGGCGTCGATCGTCACAAGATCACCTATTTTGGCGATACAGTGAACACCACGGCCCGCCTCGAGGGCCTTTCGAAGACGCTGGACAGGCATGTCCTGATCTCATCCGACCTTGCCGACCTCATGACATTGCCCAGAGGCATCCATGCCGAATATCTCGGCAACCATGCCGTCAAGGGACGTGGCCGGGAGGTGGGGGTCGTCGCTCTGACCGACCTTGGCGATGGAATTGCCCACCCGCCATCGCAGCTTTCGCTCAATCTCGGGAAAGCGTCCTGA
- the rnd gene encoding ribonuclease D, with amino-acid sequence MIVTTAELEAACQELAKSEFITIDTEFLRETTFWPVLCLIQMASPTTEVIVDPLAPGIDLAPFFALMADTSVLKVFHASRQDIEIIYNRGNLIPHPVFDTQIAAMVCGFGDSVSYDQLVSRIKNIQIDKTSRFTDWTRRPLTEKQLDYALADVTHLRDVYIFLRDELEREGRASWLAEEMAILESRDTYDLHPDDAWQRLKMRLRKPQELAVLKYVAAWREREARSRNVPRSRVLKDDAIYEIAQQQPRDVEAFGRLRTVPKGWERSSAGGAVLEAINAALDMPKADMPHVPRHTQAPEGTAAAAELLKVLLKLIAEKNAVAPKVIANSEDIERIAAEGDKADVPALSGWRRDLFGDTALKLIKGEVALRFVDKKVETIAI; translated from the coding sequence ATGATCGTAACTACCGCCGAACTAGAGGCGGCCTGCCAAGAGCTGGCCAAGTCAGAATTCATCACCATCGATACCGAATTTCTTCGCGAGACGACCTTCTGGCCGGTGCTTTGCTTGATACAGATGGCGAGCCCGACAACCGAGGTGATCGTCGACCCGTTGGCGCCCGGCATCGATCTTGCGCCGTTTTTCGCGCTGATGGCCGACACGTCGGTGCTGAAGGTATTCCATGCCTCGCGCCAGGACATCGAAATCATCTACAATCGCGGAAACCTGATCCCGCATCCGGTGTTCGACACGCAGATTGCAGCGATGGTTTGCGGCTTCGGCGACTCGGTCTCCTACGACCAGCTCGTCAGCCGCATCAAAAACATTCAGATCGACAAGACCTCGCGCTTTACCGACTGGACACGCCGTCCGCTAACTGAAAAGCAGCTCGACTACGCGCTTGCCGACGTCACCCATCTGCGCGACGTCTATATTTTTCTACGTGACGAACTGGAACGCGAAGGCCGCGCCTCCTGGCTTGCCGAGGAAATGGCGATCCTCGAATCACGCGACACCTATGACCTTCATCCTGACGATGCCTGGCAGCGGCTGAAGATGCGGCTGCGCAAGCCGCAGGAACTGGCCGTGCTGAAATACGTGGCCGCCTGGCGCGAGCGCGAGGCGCGCAGCCGCAACGTGCCGCGCTCGCGGGTGCTGAAGGACGATGCGATCTACGAGATCGCCCAGCAGCAGCCGCGCGACGTGGAGGCATTCGGCCGCCTGCGTACCGTGCCGAAGGGCTGGGAACGCTCGTCGGCCGGCGGCGCGGTGCTGGAAGCGATCAACGCCGCGCTGGACATGCCCAAGGCCGACATGCCGCATGTGCCGCGCCACACGCAGGCCCCGGAAGGAACAGCTGCTGCTGCCGAGCTACTTAAGGTTCTTTTGAAGCTGATTGCGGAAAAGAACGCCGTTGCGCCGAAAGTGATCGCCAACAGCGAAGACATCGAGCGGATCGCTGCCGAAGGCGACAAGGCCGACGTACCGGCGCTCTCCGGCTGGCGTCGGGACTTGTTCGGCGATACCGCGCTGAAACTTATCAAGGGCGAGGTCGCGCTGCGGTTTGTCGACAAGAAGGTAGAGACGATCGCCATCTAG